From the Candidatus Babeliales bacterium genome, one window contains:
- a CDS encoding ATP-binding protein: MKRERFLNKITAHFRVHPVCALLGPRQVGKTTLAKMYIQKHFPQDAYFFDLENSLDLERLQNPMLALENISQQLIVIDEIQRRPDLFPILRILVDATRVPLDEDVLLTRQAQKRKKRFLILGSASRDLIMQSSETLAGRIGYIELPPFSLSEVHNSAQLWLRGGFPNSYLAENDADSYLWRQSYITTFLERDIPSLGFNIPAPQMRRFWLMLAHYHGQIFNASELGRSLGVSDHTVRKYLDILAGTFMIRELVPWFENLQKRQVKSPKIYFRDSGILNALLELTSNEQLHTHPRLGAFWEGFALEEIIAASSASAEECYFWSTQADAELDLLILKNNKRIGFELKYTDAPKITKSMRIALVDLKLDHLIVVYPGAQTFPLSENITVYGLEKITQGDEIEKLFNKSFIR; this comes from the coding sequence ATGAAAAGAGAAAGATTTTTAAATAAAATTACTGCTCACTTTCGTGTGCATCCAGTTTGTGCATTGCTTGGCCCGCGTCAAGTTGGAAAAACAACACTTGCTAAAATGTATATTCAAAAGCATTTTCCTCAAGATGCTTATTTTTTTGATCTAGAAAATTCTTTAGATCTTGAGCGTTTACAAAATCCTATGCTTGCATTGGAAAATATTTCACAACAGCTAATTGTTATTGATGAAATTCAACGAAGACCTGATTTGTTTCCAATATTACGAATTCTTGTTGACGCAACTAGAGTTCCGTTGGATGAAGATGTTTTGTTGACTCGCCAAGCACAAAAAAGAAAAAAGAGATTTCTTATCTTAGGTAGCGCTTCACGAGACCTTATTATGCAATCATCAGAAACACTGGCTGGACGAATTGGTTATATAGAATTACCACCATTTTCATTGTCTGAGGTGCACAACAGCGCACAATTGTGGTTGCGTGGTGGATTTCCAAATTCTTATTTAGCTGAAAATGATGCAGATAGCTATCTATGGCGACAAAGTTATATAACAACTTTTTTAGAACGTGATATTCCGAGCCTTGGTTTTAATATACCTGCACCACAAATGAGAAGATTTTGGTTAATGCTTGCTCATTATCATGGACAAATATTTAATGCAAGTGAACTTGGAAGGTCTTTAGGTGTTTCCGATCATACAGTTCGTAAATATCTTGATATTTTAGCAGGCACATTTATGATACGAGAACTAGTACCTTGGTTTGAAAATTTGCAAAAAAGACAAGTAAAATCACCTAAAATTTATTTTCGCGATAGCGGTATTTTAAATGCCTTGCTTGAATTAACGAGTAATGAACAACTGCATACACACCCAAGACTTGGCGCATTTTGGGAAGGATTTGCCTTGGAAGAAATTATTGCTGCATCAAGCGCCTCAGCGGAAGAGTGCTATTTTTGGTCAACACAAGCTGATGCTGAGTTAGATTTATTAATTTTGAAAAATAATAAGCGTATTGGCTTTGAATTAAAATACACCGATGCACCAAAAATTACTAAATCTATGCGCATTGCTTTGGTTGATTTAAAGCTTGATCATCTTATTGTTGTCTACCCGGGCGCTCAAACATTTCCGCTATCTGAGAACATTACTGTTTATGGTCTTGAAAAAATTACGCAAGGTGATGAAATTGAGAAGTTATTTAATAAAAGTTTTATCAGATAG